In a single window of the Dinghuibacter silviterrae genome:
- a CDS encoding lysophospholipid acyltransferase family protein, with product MRIKNILGRIFAVWGAIVFVGTMLLIVIPVGFTYWIPGRKGVEQFRKFGRAWIHSFLFLTGCRIVRRGAENFKKGENYIVIVNHNSLIDIPISTPEIPGPNKTIAKVELSRIPIFGIIYKRGSVLVDRKNAESRRDSYRAMKAVLAEGTHMCIYPEGTRNKTGKPLAPFHDGAFKLSVDTGKHIVPALLFHTKKVLPQHRPFFFWPAKMEMHFLEPVSPEGLDAKALKDKLHEIMEAYYVAHA from the coding sequence ATGCGTATTAAGAATATCTTGGGGCGGATTTTTGCCGTTTGGGGGGCCATCGTTTTTGTGGGGACCATGTTGCTGATCGTGATCCCGGTGGGGTTTACCTATTGGATACCGGGGCGTAAGGGGGTGGAGCAGTTCCGGAAGTTCGGGCGGGCGTGGATCCATTCCTTCCTTTTCCTGACGGGTTGCCGGATCGTCCGCAGAGGGGCGGAAAACTTTAAAAAAGGGGAGAATTACATTGTCATCGTCAACCATAATTCGCTGATCGACATCCCGATCTCCACACCGGAGATTCCTGGCCCGAACAAGACCATTGCCAAAGTAGAGCTGTCGCGCATACCGATCTTTGGGATCATCTACAAAAGGGGGTCGGTTTTGGTGGACCGCAAAAACGCGGAAAGCCGGAGGGACAGCTACCGGGCGATGAAGGCGGTGCTGGCGGAGGGGACCCACATGTGTATCTACCCGGAAGGCACCCGGAACAAGACCGGCAAACCGTTGGCGCCTTTCCATGATGGGGCCTTTAAATTGTCGGTGGATACCGGCAAACATATTGTTCCTGCCTTACTTTTCCATACCAAAAAAGTACTTCCTCAGCACAGGCCTTTCTTTTTCTGGCCGGCCAAAATGGAAATGCATTTCCTGGAGCCGGTATCGCCGGAGGGTTTGGACGCGAAAGCGCTGAAGGATAAGCTGCATGAAATCATGGAGGCGTACTACGTGGCGCACGCATAA
- the ung gene encoding uracil-DNA glycosylase: MDVKIAPSWKTALHKEFEQPYFGEIVRFIKTEKAAGKVVYPPGSQIFHAFDATPLDGLKVVILGQDPYHGPGQAHGLCFSVPDGVKPPPSLVNIFKELKEDVGMEIPKSGNLERWADQGVLLLNAALTVRASEPNSHQAIWAPFTDAVIRTISEQKSGIVFLLWGKFAQDKQVLIDASRHHILRAAHPSPFSADKGFFGCKHFSKANALLVKEGREAIDWRLD; encoded by the coding sequence ATGGACGTTAAGATTGCGCCCTCCTGGAAAACTGCATTACACAAGGAATTTGAACAGCCGTATTTTGGCGAGATTGTTCGCTTTATAAAGACGGAAAAGGCGGCGGGGAAGGTGGTTTATCCGCCTGGGTCCCAGATCTTTCATGCGTTTGACGCGACGCCGTTGGACGGGTTGAAGGTGGTGATATTGGGGCAGGACCCTTATCATGGGCCGGGGCAGGCGCATGGGCTTTGTTTTAGCGTGCCGGACGGGGTGAAGCCGCCGCCGTCGTTGGTGAATATCTTTAAAGAGCTGAAGGAGGACGTGGGGATGGAGATCCCGAAGAGCGGGAACCTGGAGCGCTGGGCGGACCAGGGAGTGTTGTTGCTGAACGCGGCCCTGACGGTGCGAGCGTCGGAGCCGAACAGTCACCAGGCGATCTGGGCGCCGTTTACGGACGCGGTGATCCGGACGATTTCGGAGCAGAAGTCGGGGATCGTATTCCTGTTATGGGGTAAATTTGCACAGGACAAGCAGGTGTTGATCGACGCGAGTCGTCACCATATCCTGAGGGCGGCGCATCCGTCGCCGTTTTCGGCGGACAAGGGCTTTTTCGGGTGTAAGCATTTTTCGAAGGCGAACGCGCTGCTGGTGAAGGAAGGGCGGGAAGCGATCGATTGGAGACTGGATTAA